The Pseudooceanicola aestuarii genomic sequence TCGAATCGCGTGGCACGGATTGGCAATTGCTGAAGGATTACCAGTTCCGCCGCATCGACACCTTCCTGGACCCCTCAACCGATCCGCTGGGGGCGGGCTATCACATCACGCAATCCAAGATCGCGCTTGGTTCTGGCGGATGGACCGGGCGGGGGTTCATGCAGGGCACGCAATCGCGCCTGAATTTCCTGCCGGAAAAGCAGACCGATTTCATCTTTACCACCCTGGCTGAGGAATTCGGCTTTCTTGGCGGGATCTCCCTGCTGGGGCTTTATGCGCTGATCATCTTCTTCTGCATCGCCTCCGCCCTGTCGAATTCGAACCGCTATGCCTCTCTGCTGACGCTGGGGATCGCGACGACATTGTTCCTGTTCTTCGCGGTCAACATGTCGATGGTCATGGGTCTGGCGCCGGTGGTCGGCGTGCCATTGCCTCTGGTCAGCTACGGCGGCTCTGCCATGCTGGTGCTGATGCTGGCCTTTGGCCTGGTCCAAAGCGCGCATGTCCACAAACCGAGGTAACGATGCCCAATATCCTGTTCGCCGCCGGTCCCCGCATGTGGGAGACCTATCGCAGCCCGCTGAAAACCGCGCTGGACGCCGCCGGCATCGCCCATGACCTGCGCACCGATTTCGCGCCCGACCAGGTGGACTACATCGTTTACGCGCCGTCCTCGACCTTGCAGGATTTCCGCCCTTATACCCGGACAAAGGCGGTTCTGAACCTCTGGGCCGGAGTGGAAGGCATCGTCGGCAACGATACCCTGACCCAGCCGCTGGCCCGGATGGTCGATCACGGGCTGCGGCAGGGCATGACGGAATGGGTGACCGGCCAGGTGCTGCGCCACCACCTGGACATCGATTATTTCCTGGCCCGGCAATCCGGCGACTGGGCCCCCAAGGTGCCGCCGCTGGCCCAGGACCGTCCCGTCGCCCTCCTGGGGCTGGGTGAACTGGGGCAGGCCTGCGCGGGCGCGTTGGGGGCGATTGGCTTTCCGCTCAGAGGGTGGAGCCGCAATCCCAAGTCCCTGCCGGGTATCGAGACGTTTCACGGCCCACGGGGCCTGACCGAATGCCTGTCGCAGGCCGCGACGGTCGTGCTGCTGCTGCCGCTGACCCCGTCGACGGAGAACCTGCTGAACGCCACGACCCTGGCCGCCCTGCCCGCCGGGGCGGTGATCGTGAACCCGGGGCGCGGCGGGCTGATCGACGACGCGGCGCTGCTGGCGGCGCTGGACGCGGGCCGGATCACCCATGCCACGCTGGATGTCTTCCGGCAGGAGCCCCTGCCCGCCGATCATCCCTATTGGGCCAACCCGCGCGTCACGGTGACGCCGCATATCGCGTCGGAGACGCGGCCCGATACCGCCTCGCAAGTGATCGCCGAAAACATCGTCCGTGCCGAGGCCGGGCAGCCGCTGCTGCATCGCGTCGACCGCGAACAGGGCTACTGAGCGCGGCAAAAGACCCCGCGTCATGTGACGCGGGGCCCTTCAACTTGTCTCGAACGCAGCCGCGCGGCAGGCCGTCCCATCACTGGGCGGCCCTGCGCCGCCCTTCAGATCCAGGTGGAGAAGTCGCGCCCGGCCATCGGTTCGGGCAGCGGGCGGACGGGATGGTGCGGGGTGTAGATCTCCGCGATGCGGGCCAGCGCGGCCTCCGGCGCCATCTCCTCGCTCTCGCCACTGCGGCGGCAGGTCAGTTCCACCACCCCGGACTTCAGCCCGCGCGGACCGACGGTCAGGCGCCAGGGCAGGCCCACCAGGTCCATGGTGGCGAACTTGCCGCCCGCGCGTTCCTTGCGATCATCGTAAAGCGGCTCAAGACCCATCGCCTCCAGCCCCTTGTACAGCG encodes the following:
- a CDS encoding 2-hydroxyacid dehydrogenase; this encodes MPNILFAAGPRMWETYRSPLKTALDAAGIAHDLRTDFAPDQVDYIVYAPSSTLQDFRPYTRTKAVLNLWAGVEGIVGNDTLTQPLARMVDHGLRQGMTEWVTGQVLRHHLDIDYFLARQSGDWAPKVPPLAQDRPVALLGLGELGQACAGALGAIGFPLRGWSRNPKSLPGIETFHGPRGLTECLSQAATVVLLLPLTPSTENLLNATTLAALPAGAVIVNPGRGGLIDDAALLAALDAGRITHATLDVFRQEPLPADHPYWANPRVTVTPHIASETRPDTASQVIAENIVRAEAGQPLLHRVDREQGY